A stretch of the Vitis riparia cultivar Riparia Gloire de Montpellier isolate 1030 chromosome 13, EGFV_Vit.rip_1.0, whole genome shotgun sequence genome encodes the following:
- the LOC117928393 gene encoding uncharacterized protein LOC117928393, protein MGHDVEIPAKGNLAVQIDEMDENLAHIDEMRGNLAVVTQSGMGATNNYVDIPFTNENDDVEFYDEDEINEMHYDDEPPTNKVSSDDGEHIMPSPMFKQLNWDAINSMTAEPLTPRTGLWNESNELFKGLRFESKEDLQYAVKRYAICRNQHLVICESEPQLWAVRYKKWQEGCNWRLRACRRKSHGMFEITKYTGPHTCVYLKLSQDHSQLDSTLIAREIQNVVQRDHTTSIATLHQRVKDKFGYDVHYRRIWEAKRKAMLRVFGDWDESYQALPKWMNILQLTNPGTKVVWKAIPLGGISGNVRFMRVFWAFGANVEGFKHYRPIIQIDGTFLYGKYMGKLLIATSIDGNGHVFPFAFAIVEEES, encoded by the coding sequence ATGGGTCATGATGTGGAAATACCAGCAAAGGGGAATTTGGCAGTGCAGATTGATGAAATGGATGAGAATTTAGCACACATTGACGAAATGAGGGGGAATTTGGCAGTAGTAACTCAGTCAGGCATGGGAGCGACAAACAATTATGTTGACATCCCATttacaaatgaaaatgatgatgtggAATTTTATGATGAGGACGAGATTAATGAGATGCATTATGATGATGAACCTCCAACAAATAAGGTTTCTTCAGATGATGGTGAGCATATTATGCCTTCTCCAATGTTCAAACAATTGAATTGGGATGCAATAAATAGCATGACTGCTGAGCCTCTCACACCACGTACCGGATTGTGGAATGAATCCAATGAGTTGTTTAAAGGATTGAGATTTGAGAGTAAAGAAGACTTGCAATATGCTGTAAAACGTTATGCAATATGTCGGAATCAACATTTGGTGATTTGTGAATCAGAACCACAATTGTGGGCAGTGAGATATAAGAAGTGGCAGGAAGGATGTAATTGGAGGCTTCGTGCATGTCGTCGTAAAAGCCATGGAATGTTTGAGATAACCAAGTACACAGGTCCTCATACTTGTGTTTACCTTAAATTATCACAAGACCACTCTCAATTGGACTCTACATTGATTGCAAGAGAGATCCAAAATGTAGTTCAGAGGGATCACACTACCTCTATTGCTACATTACACCAGAGAGTGAaggataaatttggatatgatgtCCATTATAGGAGAATTTGGGAAGCTAAGAGAAAAGCAATGCTTAGAGTTTTTGGTGATTGGGATGAATCTTATCAAGCATTGCCGAAGTGGATGAACATCCTTCAGCTAACTAATCCTGGAACAAAGGTTGTTTGGAAGGCAATACCTTTAGGAGGGATTTCTGGGAACGTGCGGTTTATGCGTGTTTTTTGGGCATTTGGGGCAAATGTTGAAGGGTTCAAGCATTACAGAccaattatacaaattgatggTACATTCCTATATGGAAAATACATGGGGAAGCTTTTAATTGCTACTTCAATTGATGGCAATGGTCATGTATTCCCCTTTGCGTTTGCAATTGTTGAGGAAGAATCATAG
- the LOC117928086 gene encoding neutral/alkaline invertase 3, chloroplastic-like, which yields MAMGTSEAVLQVFSGAVPCLFGSDPCFSKSDSMSPFKSHIKSVKKRGSRYMLKCSYMIRSHIMTHRLHGVGGGLYGNTSIHRSQLQSCKCQRADSVSGIASEAGNGTWFVDNAKKRNPINGVMDTPNVLEFQDVQELKPEMEGSISNGAVETARDTFVKVRVDSIEDEAWDLLRESMVYYCGSPIGTIAAKDPTSSNVLNYDQVFIRDFIPSGIAFLLKGEYDIVRNFILHTLQLQSWEKTMDCHSPGQGLMPASFKVRTVPLDGDDSATEEVLDPDFGEAAIGRVAPVDSGLWWIILLRAYGKCSGDLSVQERIDVQTGIKMILRLCLADGFDMFPTLLVTDGSCMIDRRMGIHGHPLEIQALFYSALLCAREMLAPEDGSADLIRALNNRLVALSFHIREYYWIDMKKLNEIYRYKTEEYSYDAVNKFNIYPDQISPWLVEWMPNKGGYLIGNLQPAHMDFRFFSLGNLWSIISSLATMDQSHAILDLVEAKWGDLVADMPLKICYPALEGQEWQIITGSDPKNTPWSYHNAGSWPTLLWQLTVACIKMDRPQIAAKAVEIAERRIARDKWPEYYDTKKARFIGKQARLFQTWSIAGYLVAKLLLSDPTAAKILITEEDSELVNAFSCMISANPRRKRGRKSSTQTFIV from the exons ATGGCAATGGGAACTTCAGAAGCAGTTTTGCAAGTTTTTTCTGGGGCAGTACCATGCCTTTTTGGTTCTGATCCATGTTTTAGCAAATCAGACTCCATGAGCCCTTTTAAATCCCACATAAAATCTGTAAAGAAAAGGGGATCAAGGTATATGCTCAAGTGTTCATATATGATACGGAGTCACATCATGACCCATCGGCTTCATGGGGTTGGTGGTGGTTTGTATGGAAATACATCAATTCACCGATCACAGCTTCAGAGTTGCAAATGTCAAAGAGCTGACAGTGTAAGTGGGATAGCTTCAGAGGCTGGAAATGGAACCTGGTTTGTGGATAATGCAAAGAAACGGAATCCAATTAATGGTGTAATGGATACACCAAACGTTCTAGAGTTTCAGGATGTTCAAGAGCTGAAACCAGAAATGGAGGGTTCCATTTCCAATGGCGCAGTTGAAACAGCAAGAGATACCTTTGTCAAGGTTAGAGTTGACTCCATTGAGGATGAAGCATGGGACTTGCTGCGGGAATCTATGGTATATTATTGTGGTAGTCCCATAGGAACAATTGCTGCAAAGGATCCAACCAGTTCCAATGTTCTGAATTATGATCAAGTCTTTATCCGTGACTTTATACCTTCTGGTATTGCTTTCCTTTTGAAGGGAGAATATGATATTGTTCGAAACTTCATCCTTCACACACTTCAGTTGCAG AGCTGGGAGAAGACAATGGACTGTCATAGTCCTGGTCAAGGGTTGATGCCTGCAAGTTTCAAGGTGCGCACAGTTCCCCTGGATGGTGATGACTCTGCAACAGAAGAGGTATTGGATCCTGATTTTGGAGAAGCAGCAATTGGCCGTGTTGCACCTGTTGACTCTG GATTGTGGTGGATTATACTGTTACGCGCTTATGGAAAATGCTCTGGAGATCTTTCAGTTCAGGAGAGAATTGATGTGCAAACTGGAATTAAGATGATTCTAAGGCTTTGTCTTGCTGATGGTTTTGATATGTTCCCAACTTTATTGGTCACAGATGGTTCTTGTATGATAGACCGCCGCATGGGGATTCATGGCCATCCATTGGAAATCCAG GCATTATTTTATTCAGCATTACTTTGTGCACGGGAGATGCTTGCGCCAGAAGATGGATCCGCTGACCTTATCCGAGCACTGAATAATCGTTTAGTAGCATTGTCATTCCATATCAGAGAGTATTATTGGATTGATATGAAAAAACTAAATGAGATCTATCGTTACAAAACTGAAGAGTATTCATATGATGCAGTTAACAAGTTCAACATTTACCCAGATCAGATATCCCCTTGGTTGGTGGAATGGATGCCTAATAAAGGAGGCTATTTAATTGGGAACTTGCAACCAGCTCACATGGATTTCCGCTTCTTTTCTCTTGGAAACTTATGGTCTATCATAAGCAGTCTTGCAACAATGGATCAGTCGCATGCTATCTTGGATCTTGTTGAAGCCAAATGGGGAGATTTAGTGGCAGACATGCCACTGAAGATATGTTACCCTGCTCTTGAAGGTCAGGAATGGCAAATTATCACTGGTAGTGATCCTAAGAACAC GCCTTGGTCCTACCATAATGCAGGTTCCTGGCCAACTTTGCTCTGGCAG CTCACAGTTGCATGCATTAAGATGGATAGACCACAAATTGCGGCAAAAGCTGTTGAAATAGCTGAGAGACGCATAGCACGGGACAAGTGGCCTGAATATTATGATACCAAAAAGGCAAGGTTCATTGGGAAACAAGCACGCCTATTCCAGACCTGGTCAATTGCTGGATACCTCGTGGCAAAGCTCCTCCTTTCTGACCCCACTGCGGCCAAGATTCTGATAACTGAAGAGGATTCTGAACTTGTCAATGCCTTCTCCTGCATGATCAGTGCCAACCCAAGAAGAAAGCGAGGTCGAAAGAGTTCAACTCAGACCTTCATAGTATGA
- the LOC117927851 gene encoding serine/threonine-protein kinase D6PKL2-like, translating into MQSCSDDIAYEFDSLSLNSTTTTASTTVDIKHSSSSGSEVTWAPPSIATSSSKPHAPSGDPCWQAIRRAQASSDGGALALHELRFLRRLGSGDIGSVYLVELKCAGGCMFAAKVMDKKELVSRYKEGRARIEREILEMLDHPFLPTLYATLDSPRWSCLLTEFCPGGDLHVLRQRQPDKRFHEATVRFYASEVIVALEYLHMMGIIYRDLKPENVLVRSDGHIMLTDFDLSLKNDNSTSTAQIVSDQNPACKNSSTYPSSDYPTEPPPFGESSCIIPNCIVPAVSCFHPIRRRRKKPRHRRALEIVAEPVDVRSMSFVGTHEYLAPEIVSGEGHGNAVDWWTLGIFIFEMLYGTTPFKGVDNELTLANIVARALEFPKEPWVPAAAKDLITQLLVKEPSRRMGATMGATAIKHHAFFNGVNWALLRCVTPPIVPRPCNDVVSPQGCTDISIEYY; encoded by the exons ATGCAGTCGTGTTCCGACGACATCGCCTACGAATTTGACAGCCTCAGCCTCAattccaccaccaccaccgcctCCACCACCGTTGACATCAAGCACAGCTCTAGCTCCGGGTCTGAGGTCACCTGGGCTCCGCCCAGCATCGCCACCTCCTCCTCCAAACCCCACGCGCCCTCCGGAGACCCCTGCTGGCAGGCAATCCGGCGCGCCCAGGCCAGTAGCGACGGCGGCGCACTCGCCCTCCACGAACTCCGGTTCCTGCGGCGGCTTGGGAGCGGCGACATCGGGAGCGTGTACCTGGTGGAGCTAAAGTGCGCGGGAGGGTGCATGTTTGCGGCGAAGGTGATGGATAAGAAGGAGCTGGTGAGTAGATACAAGGAAGGTAGGGCGAGAATAGAGAGGGAAATATTGGAAATGTTGGATCATCCATTTTTGCCCACGCTTTATGCCACGTTGGACTCTCCACGGTGGTCCTGTCTGTTGACGGAGTTCTGTCCCGGCGGCGACCTCCACGTCCTCCGGCAACGCCAGCCTGATAAGCGCTTTCATGAAGCTACTGTCCG ATTCTACGCATCGGAAGTGATCGTGGCTCTAGAATACCTTCACATGATGGGGATAATCTACCGTGACCTAAAACCCGAAAACGTGCTCGTGAGATCGGACGGTCATATTATGCTCACAGACTTCGATCTCTCATTAAAAAACGATAATTCTACATCAACGGCCCAGATCGTCTCGGATCAAAACCCGGCGTGCAAAAACTCCAGCACATACCCATCCAGCGACTATCCAACGGAGCCGCCTCCATTTGGTGAGTCATCATGCATAATACCCAATTGCATCGTTCCAGCTGTCTCATGCTTCCACCCAATCCGACGGCGGAGAAAGAAGCCACGTCACAGGAGGGCCCTGGAGATCGTGGCGGAGCCGGTGGACGTGCGATCAATGTCGTTCGTTGGGACGCACGAGTACTTGGCCCCAGAGATCGTATCGGGGGAAGGGCACGGGAACGCGGTGGATTGGTGGACGCTAGGCATTTTCATATTCGAAATGCTGTACGGGACGACGCCGTTTAAGGGCGTGGACAATGAACTGACCCTGGCCAACATCGTGGCCCGAGCGCTGGAGTTCCCGAAGGAGCCATGGGTGCCAGCGGCAGCCAAGGATCTGATCACACAGCTGTTGGTAAAGGAGCCCAGCAGGCGAATGGGAGCCACCATGGGCGCCACCGCCATCAAACACCATGCCTTCTTCAACGGGGTGAACTGGGCGCTGCTGAGATGCGTTACTCCACCCATCGTTCCCCGACCCTGCAACGACGTAGTTTCACCCCAAGGTTGTACGGACATCTCCATAGAGTATTACTAG